In Rattus norvegicus strain BN/NHsdMcwi chromosome 1, GRCr8, whole genome shotgun sequence, a genomic segment contains:
- the Ceacam15l1 gene encoding carcinoembryonic antigen-related cell adhesion molecule 15-like has protein sequence MASPLLLFKGLLLIACWSANAAMAQLSIEALPPSLPEGGNALLRVDNQAEKPQVFFWYKGKRAFEEFKIAHYETASQTLKWGPKYSGRERIYTNGSLLLQNVTQEDTGIYTLESFDTYYRCEVAHVHFQVFKILTQPYLRVNNIILERWKSAIFECLSPDTGVDITWFFNNKPLDFNKRMALSPEKRRLIIVPLRVKDTGEYQCEVSSSFSSRKSNPISLILIRM, from the exons ATGGcgtctcctctccttctcttcaagGGGCTCCTGCTCATAG cCTGCTGGAGTGCAAATGCTGCCATGGCCCAGCTGTCTATTGAGGCTCTGCCACCCTCTCTTCCTGAAGGGGGAAACGCTCTTCTACGAGTTGATAATCAGGCAGAGAAGCCTCAGGTCTTTTTCTGGTACAAGGGGAAACGTGCTTTTGAAGAGTTTAAAATTGCACATTATGAAACGGCCTCTCAGACGCTTAAGTGGGGGCCGAAGTACAGCGGCAGGGAGAGGATTTACACCAATGGATCTCTGTTGCTCCAGAACGTCACCCAGGAAGACACAGGGATCTACACCCTAGAAAGCTTCGATACGTACTATCGGTGTGAAGTAGCACATGTCCACTTCCAAGTGTTCA AGATTTTGACACAGCCCTACCTCCGGGTCAACAACATTATACTGGAAAGGTGGAAGTCTGCAATCTTTGAGTGCCTGTCACCTGACACTGGGGTTGACATCACTTGGTTCTTCAATAACAAACCCCTTGATTTCAACAAGAGGATGGCCCTATCACCCGAAAAGCGCAGACTCATCATAGTTCCCCTCAGGGTGAAGGATACAGGGGAGTATCAGTGTGAggtctccagctccttcagttccaGGAAGAGTAACCCCATCTCCTTGATCTTGATCCGCATGtga